The proteins below come from a single Limosilactobacillus reuteri genomic window:
- a CDS encoding DASS family sodium-coupled anion symporter: MGLAKFKAKAWAWPVAVGLILWFCGPIRPDGVSMAAWHMFAIFVATIVGCITQPLPIAGTTLVGFTIMVLVGIVPMEEALKAFENSSSWLIAMAFLLSRGFIKTGLGRRIALVFVRSFGQHSLGLAYSIMGIDLVTSPAIPSNTARAGGVVYPIIKSLAETYGSDPKKGTRKKIGSFLVFTEFHSNLITSATFMTAMAPNLVVVALAKTLNINITWVGWFVAGVLPSVLCLIAVPYIIYKMYPPEIKETPNAKTWANSELEKMGSMKLSEKLMGLIFLLTLVLWMLTSFIPAINATFVAFLAIALLLITGVLETKDVLNESGAWNVLIWLSILVFMASELTKLGFIKWFSNSIEGALHGVSWIWVLVVLVVVYFYAHYFFASATAHVTAMYTAFVSVAIAAGAPAMLTAMLLAFTSAIMGSTTHYANGPASILSSSGYVTQSEWWKMNFILGIFYLLVYGIIGTFWMRLIGIS, encoded by the coding sequence ATGGGATTAGCTAAATTTAAAGCTAAGGCATGGGCATGGCCCGTTGCTGTTGGCTTAATCTTATGGTTCTGCGGTCCGATCCGTCCTGATGGCGTTTCTATGGCTGCTTGGCATATGTTTGCTATTTTCGTAGCAACGATTGTGGGATGTATCACCCAGCCGTTACCGATTGCCGGAACGACTTTAGTTGGGTTCACAATTATGGTCTTGGTTGGCATTGTACCGATGGAAGAGGCATTAAAGGCCTTTGAAAATTCGTCATCATGGCTGATTGCAATGGCCTTCCTACTTTCCCGTGGTTTTATTAAAACGGGATTAGGTCGGCGAATTGCTTTGGTCTTTGTTCGTAGTTTTGGGCAACATAGTTTGGGGTTAGCATACTCCATTATGGGAATTGATTTGGTTACTTCACCAGCCATTCCAAGTAATACTGCCCGGGCTGGTGGGGTAGTTTATCCAATTATTAAGTCCTTAGCTGAAACTTATGGGTCTGACCCAAAGAAAGGTACTCGGAAAAAGATAGGTTCTTTCCTAGTTTTCACTGAATTCCACAGTAATTTGATTACTTCCGCAACCTTCATGACGGCTATGGCACCAAACTTGGTTGTAGTTGCCTTAGCTAAGACATTAAACATTAATATTACTTGGGTTGGATGGTTTGTAGCCGGAGTTCTTCCTAGTGTACTTTGTTTAATTGCTGTGCCATACATTATCTACAAGATGTACCCACCAGAAATCAAAGAAACACCAAACGCTAAGACTTGGGCTAATAGCGAACTTGAAAAGATGGGTAGCATGAAGCTTTCTGAAAAGCTCATGGGGCTTATTTTCTTATTGACTCTTGTTTTATGGATGTTGACTAGTTTTATTCCTGCTATTAACGCGACTTTTGTGGCTTTCTTAGCAATTGCTCTTCTGCTTATTACTGGCGTGTTGGAAACTAAGGACGTCTTGAACGAATCTGGTGCTTGGAATGTATTGATTTGGCTTTCAATCTTAGTATTCATGGCTAGTGAATTGACTAAGTTAGGCTTCATTAAATGGTTCTCTAACAGTATTGAAGGTGCCCTTCACGGAGTTAGCTGGATTTGGGTATTAGTTGTATTAGTAGTTGTCTACTTCTACGCTCACTATTTCTTTGCCAGTGCTACTGCTCACGTTACTGCAATGTACACGGCTTTCGTTTCTGTAGCGATTGCTGCTGGAGCACCAGCAATGTTAACTGCAATGCTCCTTGCCTTCACTTCTGCTATCATGGGTTCTACTACTCACTATGCTAACGGACCAGCTTCGATTTTATCATCATCTGGTTACGTTACTCAGAGCGAATGGTGGAAGATGAACTTTATATTAGGTATCTTCTACTTACTTGTTTACGGTATTATTGGAACCTTCTGGATGCGCCTAATTGGCATTTCGTAG
- a CDS encoding L-lactate dehydrogenase: MLGHHHKVVLVGDGAVGSSFAFSLLQTTQEIDELVIVDLKKEKATGESLDLQDITPLTSPVNIHAGDYSDATDADVVVITAGVPRKPGETRLDLVSKNTKILSTIVNPIVESGFNGIFVVSSNPVDILTTVTQQLSGFPKHRVIGTGTSLDTARLNVLLSEKLNVPVNEIDALVLGEHGDTSFGAFDEATINGKPLKEVTDLTAQDYSELEKAVKERGGKIIEGKGATFYGVAKYLAYIVKAIIENRNIMLPISAPLMGQYGINDLYLGIPAIVNRTGIEKVVDYGLSDTEIEKLKYSAAKMKDVLDGVVIKN, encoded by the coding sequence ATGTTAGGACATCATCATAAAGTTGTGCTTGTTGGTGATGGAGCTGTAGGATCATCATTCGCATTCTCACTCCTTCAAACAACACAAGAAATTGATGAATTAGTTATTGTTGACCTAAAGAAAGAAAAGGCAACTGGAGAATCATTGGATTTACAAGATATTACTCCACTAACTAGTCCAGTCAACATTCACGCAGGGGATTATTCTGATGCTACAGATGCTGATGTTGTAGTTATTACTGCTGGAGTTCCACGCAAGCCAGGCGAGACTCGTTTGGATCTTGTTTCAAAGAACACAAAGATTCTTTCAACTATTGTTAACCCAATTGTTGAAAGTGGATTCAACGGCATTTTTGTTGTATCAAGTAATCCTGTTGATATTTTAACTACAGTGACACAACAACTTTCTGGATTCCCTAAGCATCGTGTTATCGGAACTGGTACTTCATTAGACACGGCTCGATTGAATGTACTTTTATCTGAAAAGTTAAATGTTCCAGTAAATGAAATTGATGCTTTAGTTTTAGGGGAACATGGAGATACATCGTTTGGTGCATTCGATGAAGCCACTATTAATGGAAAACCGTTAAAAGAAGTTACTGATTTAACTGCTCAGGACTATAGTGAACTTGAAAAAGCAGTTAAAGAACGTGGTGGTAAGATTATCGAAGGAAAAGGAGCTACTTTCTATGGAGTAGCTAAATATCTTGCTTATATTGTAAAAGCGATTATTGAAAATCGTAATATCATGCTCCCAATATCAGCCCCTTTAATGGGACAATATGGGATTAATGATTTGTATCTTGGAATACCTGCAATTGTTAATCGAACAGGAATAGAAAAAGTCGTTGATTACGGACTTTCGGATACAGAAATCGAAAAACTAAAATACTCTGCTGCTAAGATGAAAGATGTCTTAGATGGTGTGGTTATTAAGAATTAA
- a CDS encoding flavocytochrome c, which produces MAEKFQPLSVSKLDNDYDVIVIGSGGTGLSAAIQANELGMKTVVLEKEEELGGNTNRASSGMNAAETNVQLQHGVIDNVADFYHETYKDGGRLNDKDMLGYFVYHTAPAIDWLADHGIKLDDITITGGMSRKRTHRPASMAPIGGFLVKSLLEVVQKENIPVFNKVKVNKLLQDDEGKVIGVEANADGLIKTIHAKAVILATGGFGASKEYMKRFRPDLADYKTTNQPGATGDGLKLTEGVGGELMQMDLVQVHPTVQQDNPHVYLIGEAVRGEGAILVNAEGNRFVNELNTRKIVSNAITSLPEHSAYLIFDQGIRDHAKAIEFYDKVGLVVHGDTIEDLAKNLNMDPENLKKTVATWNEAVENHDDKEFHRTTGMDRGITKPGFFAIHIAPAIHYTMGGIHINTKTQVLDGNGDVIKGLYAAGEVAGGLHGNNRVGGNSIAETIVFGRQAGQQVTVYARGLK; this is translated from the coding sequence ATGGCTGAAAAGTTCCAACCATTATCTGTAAGTAAATTAGATAATGATTACGATGTTATTGTAATTGGTTCTGGTGGAACAGGTCTTTCCGCAGCAATTCAAGCAAACGAATTGGGAATGAAGACGGTCGTTCTTGAAAAGGAAGAAGAACTTGGCGGAAATACTAACCGGGCTTCTTCAGGAATGAACGCCGCTGAAACCAATGTGCAATTACAACATGGAGTAATTGATAACGTTGCCGATTTCTACCATGAAACATACAAAGATGGTGGACGTCTAAACGATAAGGATATGCTAGGTTACTTTGTATATCATACAGCTCCAGCAATCGACTGGTTAGCTGATCATGGGATTAAGCTTGATGACATTACAATTACTGGTGGAATGTCTCGTAAGCGTACTCACCGTCCAGCAAGTATGGCGCCAATTGGTGGTTTCTTAGTAAAAAGTTTATTGGAAGTTGTTCAAAAGGAAAACATTCCAGTATTTAATAAGGTTAAAGTTAACAAGCTCTTACAAGATGATGAGGGTAAGGTAATCGGTGTTGAAGCTAATGCTGATGGCCTAATTAAAACCATCCACGCAAAGGCTGTTATCTTAGCTACTGGTGGATTTGGTGCTTCTAAGGAATACATGAAGCGGTTCCGCCCTGACCTTGCTGATTACAAGACTACCAATCAACCAGGAGCAACTGGTGATGGCTTGAAGCTTACTGAAGGCGTTGGCGGTGAATTAATGCAAATGGATCTTGTACAAGTTCACCCAACTGTTCAACAAGATAATCCTCATGTTTACCTTATTGGTGAGGCTGTCCGTGGTGAAGGTGCAATCTTAGTTAATGCTGAAGGTAATCGGTTTGTTAACGAATTAAACACTCGAAAGATTGTTTCTAATGCAATTACTTCCCTTCCAGAACACAGTGCTTACTTAATTTTTGACCAAGGTATTCGTGACCATGCTAAGGCAATTGAATTTTACGATAAAGTTGGTCTTGTTGTTCATGGCGATACGATTGAAGATCTTGCAAAGAACCTCAACATGGATCCTGAGAACTTAAAGAAAACAGTTGCAACATGGAATGAAGCTGTTGAAAATCATGACGATAAAGAATTCCATCGGACAACAGGAATGGATCGTGGAATTACTAAGCCAGGATTCTTTGCAATCCATATTGCACCTGCAATTCACTACACTATGGGTGGTATTCATATTAATACAAAGACTCAAGTGCTTGATGGTAATGGGGATGTAATCAAGGGATTATATGCTGCAGGTGAAGTTGCTGGTGGTTTACATGGTAATAACCGTGTTGGTGGTAACTCAATTGCAGAAACAATTGTCTTTGGACGTCAAGCAGGTCAACAAGTAACTGTTTACGCCCGTGGCTTAAAGTAA
- a CDS encoding class II fumarate hydratase, producing the protein MSEYRTEEDTLGPVKIPAEALWGPQTERSRNNFPTGQYMPLAIIRALLNIKKAAAQANMETKAISEEKGNLIVKAIDELLALSDEELRKDFPLKVYQTGSGTQTNMNTNEVVAHKAHEINPDIEILPNDDVNKGQSSNDTFPTAMNVVALEALDKLKPAVQHLIDELKVKEEKYMKTVKVGRTHLQDAVPLTFGQELSGYIASLEHDLDYIKTLESTLDELAIGGTAVGTGLNAAEGMPEKIAEKLSEVYGLNLTADSNKFYGLANHSGLDVVHGALKTLAADMFKLAQDIRFLASGPRAGYGELNIPANEPGSSIMPGKVNPTQAEAVTMAALRVFGNDTVVTMASSQGNFEMNVYKPVLIDAFLESADLLTGTITGFADKMIHGMTVNEKRMEELVDNSLMTVTALSPHIGYHDSAKIAQAADKAGSTLKEAALKSGKLTEEQYDEWMDMLKMTNVDRDK; encoded by the coding sequence ATGTCAGAATACCGTACTGAAGAAGATACGTTAGGTCCTGTTAAAATCCCTGCTGAAGCATTATGGGGACCACAAACAGAACGGAGTCGGAATAACTTTCCAACCGGTCAATACATGCCATTAGCAATTATCCGTGCTTTATTGAACATTAAAAAGGCAGCGGCTCAAGCTAATATGGAAACTAAAGCTATCTCTGAAGAAAAGGGTAATTTAATCGTTAAGGCGATTGATGAATTACTCGCATTAAGTGATGAAGAATTGCGGAAGGACTTCCCATTAAAGGTTTACCAAACTGGTTCTGGTACCCAAACCAACATGAACACTAATGAAGTTGTTGCGCACAAGGCTCATGAAATTAACCCTGACATTGAAATCTTACCAAATGATGATGTTAACAAGGGTCAAAGTTCAAACGATACATTCCCAACTGCGATGAATGTAGTTGCTTTAGAAGCGCTTGATAAGTTGAAGCCAGCTGTTCAACATTTAATTGATGAATTAAAGGTTAAGGAAGAGAAGTACATGAAGACTGTTAAAGTTGGACGTACTCACTTGCAAGATGCTGTTCCATTGACATTTGGTCAAGAACTTTCTGGTTATATTGCTTCCTTAGAACATGACCTTGATTACATTAAGACTTTGGAATCAACATTAGATGAATTGGCAATTGGTGGTACTGCTGTTGGTACTGGTTTGAATGCTGCAGAAGGAATGCCTGAAAAGATTGCTGAAAAGCTTAGCGAAGTTTACGGCTTAAACTTGACTGCTGATTCAAACAAGTTCTACGGTTTAGCTAACCACTCTGGTTTAGATGTTGTTCACGGTGCTTTGAAGACATTAGCAGCTGACATGTTCAAGCTTGCTCAAGATATTCGTTTCTTAGCTTCTGGTCCGCGTGCTGGTTACGGTGAATTAAATATCCCAGCTAACGAACCAGGTTCATCAATCATGCCAGGTAAGGTTAACCCAACTCAAGCAGAAGCTGTAACAATGGCTGCTTTACGGGTATTCGGTAACGATACTGTAGTAACAATGGCTTCATCACAAGGTAACTTCGAAATGAATGTTTACAAGCCAGTATTAATCGATGCATTCCTCGAATCAGCTGACTTATTAACTGGAACAATTACTGGATTTGCTGACAAGATGATCCACGGAATGACAGTTAATGAAAAGCGGATGGAAGAATTAGTTGATAATTCATTGATGACTGTTACTGCTTTGTCACCACACATTGGTTACCATGACAGTGCTAAGATTGCTCAAGCTGCTGATAAAGCTGGTAGCACATTAAAAGAAGCTGCTTTGAAGTCTGGTAAGCTTACGGAAGAACAATACGATGAATGGATGGACATGCTTAAGATGACCAACGTTGATCGTGATAAATAA
- a CDS encoding malolactic enzyme has translation MLRKGMQILNDPFKNKGTAFTIEERKKYGLLGLLPSCVRTIEEQADEIYRLYQSKNSQIEQRHLLMEVFNTNRTLFFYLMEKHIAEFMPVVYDPVIAEAIEQYNERYIKPQDAAYLSIEHPDLIKEELADAADGRDIRLIVVTDAEGILGIGDWGVNGVDISVGKLMVYTAAAGIDPSQVLPVSIDAGTNNEKLLKDPHYLGNRMKRVEGQPYFDFINKFVDAVEGLFPKSLLHFEDFGRGTAARILDKYQDKILTFNDDIQGTGIIALAGVLGAMNISKEKLTDQTFLTFGAGTAGMGIAKMLYDELIRQGLTPEEAKKHFYLVDKQGLLFDDTPGLTPKQKPFTRQRSEFANADELTNLLAVVKAVHPTVMIGTSTQPGSFDEAVVKEMAAHTPRPVIFPLSNPTKLAEAKAADLLKWTDGKALIATGIPVKDIEYNGTVYQIGQANNALVYPGVGFGALAAEAKVLNDTMLAAAAHALSGLVDPEKPGAAVLPPVSKLTEFSKRVAERVAESAIDQGLAGDGITDAKKAVEEKIWKPQY, from the coding sequence ATGTTGCGTAAAGGAATGCAAATATTAAATGATCCCTTTAAGAATAAGGGAACTGCTTTTACAATTGAAGAACGAAAAAAGTATGGTTTATTAGGCTTGTTACCATCTTGTGTAAGAACGATTGAGGAACAGGCAGACGAAATCTACCGGTTATATCAATCTAAGAACTCACAGATTGAACAACGTCACCTATTGATGGAAGTATTCAATACTAACCGTACGCTTTTCTTCTACTTAATGGAAAAACATATTGCGGAATTTATGCCAGTTGTGTATGATCCCGTAATTGCTGAGGCGATTGAGCAATATAATGAACGTTACATTAAGCCGCAAGATGCTGCATATTTGAGCATTGAGCATCCTGACTTAATTAAAGAGGAACTTGCTGATGCCGCTGATGGTCGTGATATTCGCCTTATCGTTGTTACAGATGCTGAAGGAATCCTTGGTATTGGTGACTGGGGTGTAAATGGGGTTGACATTTCTGTTGGGAAATTAATGGTTTACACAGCAGCGGCTGGGATTGATCCATCCCAAGTGCTCCCGGTTTCTATTGATGCTGGGACGAATAATGAAAAATTACTTAAGGATCCGCACTATCTTGGCAATCGGATGAAGCGGGTTGAAGGACAACCTTACTTTGACTTCATCAATAAGTTTGTTGATGCAGTTGAAGGATTGTTCCCTAAGAGTTTATTACACTTTGAAGATTTTGGTCGGGGAACGGCTGCACGGATTCTTGATAAGTACCAGGATAAAATTTTGACCTTTAATGATGATATTCAAGGAACCGGAATTATTGCCTTAGCTGGTGTGCTAGGAGCCATGAATATCTCAAAAGAAAAGTTAACGGATCAAACATTCTTAACATTTGGTGCGGGTACTGCTGGAATGGGAATCGCTAAGATGCTTTATGACGAATTGATCCGTCAAGGCCTCACACCCGAAGAAGCAAAGAAGCACTTCTACCTTGTTGACAAGCAAGGATTATTGTTTGACGATACGCCCGGCTTAACACCAAAGCAAAAGCCATTTACCCGTCAACGGAGCGAATTTGCTAATGCTGATGAATTAACTAATTTACTTGCGGTTGTTAAAGCTGTTCACCCAACAGTAATGATTGGTACATCTACTCAGCCAGGAAGTTTTGATGAAGCGGTTGTAAAGGAAATGGCAGCCCATACTCCACGGCCTGTTATTTTCCCACTCTCTAACCCAACTAAGTTAGCAGAGGCAAAAGCAGCCGACCTTCTCAAGTGGACTGATGGAAAAGCATTGATTGCAACGGGAATTCCGGTTAAAGATATCGAGTATAACGGAACTGTTTACCAAATTGGGCAAGCTAACAATGCGTTAGTTTATCCTGGAGTTGGTTTTGGTGCCTTGGCTGCTGAAGCTAAAGTGTTAAATGATACTATGCTTGCTGCAGCTGCTCATGCTTTAAGTGGCTTGGTTGATCCTGAAAAGCCAGGAGCGGCGGTATTACCTCCTGTTTCTAAGTTAACAGAATTTTCTAAGCGAGTGGCTGAACGAGTAGCCGAATCTGCTATCGACCAAGGCTTAGCAGGCGATGGAATTACCGATGCGAAGAAAGCGGTAGAAGAGAAAATTTGGAAGCCTCAATATTAA